The following are encoded in a window of Roseimaritima ulvae genomic DNA:
- a CDS encoding glycosyltransferase family 4 protein: MKIAYLTAGAAGMYCGSCMHDNALARQLQREGVDCLLLPVYTPIRTDEQDVSTEQVFFGGVHIYLLQKMPLLRYLPRIFWRTLDAPRFLRWATRGVGSTSPELLGDMAVSMLQGRHGKQRDEVDRLATWLGQDLQPDCVILSNLLIGGAIPAIRQACPGASIYVTLQGDDIFIDHLKPVDRERVLELMQGLVRQVDRFIVHSQFYADKMSQLLQIPQEQIAVLPLAIDATPFLADQPERSAVAAAAEVAAEATSNAERTIGYLARLAPEKGLHHLVDAFVDVAKRKGNEDVRLRIAGWQGPQHEAYVEELKGRLSEQGVLDRVHFHGSPDLAGKVEFLKQIDVLCVPTDYHEPKGLFVLEAWATGVPVVQPEHGAFPELLTIAGGGCLVPPGNAVALADQLHALLADAPLRQRLGAAGKQYVQAHATIEQHASKLLQLLRESSPPRTS; encoded by the coding sequence ATGAAAATTGCTTACCTAACCGCGGGGGCTGCCGGCATGTATTGCGGCAGTTGCATGCACGACAATGCTCTGGCCCGCCAGCTGCAACGGGAGGGCGTCGATTGCCTGCTGTTGCCGGTTTATACGCCGATCCGCACCGACGAGCAGGATGTCAGCACGGAACAGGTGTTTTTTGGCGGCGTGCACATTTATTTGCTGCAGAAGATGCCGCTGCTGCGATATTTGCCGAGGATTTTCTGGCGAACCCTCGATGCGCCGCGATTTCTCCGCTGGGCGACTCGAGGCGTGGGCAGCACGTCGCCGGAACTGCTAGGCGATATGGCGGTTTCGATGTTGCAGGGCCGGCACGGCAAACAGCGCGATGAAGTGGATCGCTTGGCGACCTGGCTGGGGCAGGATCTGCAACCCGACTGCGTGATATTGAGCAATCTGTTGATCGGCGGCGCCATTCCGGCGATTCGCCAAGCGTGTCCTGGAGCTTCGATTTATGTCACCCTGCAGGGCGACGACATTTTTATCGATCACCTGAAGCCGGTCGACCGCGAGCGTGTGCTGGAATTGATGCAGGGCTTGGTGCGTCAAGTCGATCGGTTCATCGTGCACAGCCAATTTTACGCCGACAAAATGAGCCAGTTGCTGCAAATTCCTCAGGAACAGATCGCCGTGCTGCCGCTGGCCATCGACGCCACGCCCTTTCTGGCCGACCAGCCGGAACGCTCGGCTGTGGCTGCAGCGGCCGAAGTGGCGGCGGAGGCGACTTCAAACGCTGAGCGAACGATCGGCTATCTGGCGCGTCTGGCCCCGGAAAAGGGACTCCATCATCTGGTCGACGCCTTCGTGGATGTGGCCAAGCGGAAGGGCAACGAAGATGTGCGACTGCGGATCGCCGGCTGGCAGGGCCCCCAGCACGAGGCTTATGTGGAAGAACTGAAAGGCCGCTTGAGTGAACAAGGCGTGTTGGACCGCGTGCACTTCCACGGCAGTCCCGATCTGGCTGGCAAAGTTGAATTTTTGAAACAGATTGATGTGCTGTGCGTGCCCACCGACTACCACGAACCCAAGGGATTGTTTGTGCTGGAGGCCTGGGCGACGGGCGTGCCAGTGGTCCAGCCCGAACACGGGGCGTTTCCCGAACTGCTGACCATCGCCGGGGGTGGATGTCTGGTGCCCCCCGGAAACGCGGTCGCGTTGGCTGATCAACTGCATGCGTTGTTGGCCGATGCCCCGCTGAGACAACGTTTGGGAGCGGCGGGGAAACAGTACGTGCAAGCCCACGCCACGATCGAGCAGCACGCAAGCAAACTGCTGCAATTGCTACGAGAATCTTCGCCACCAAGAACCTCGTAG
- the lepA gene encoding translation elongation factor 4 produces MQVRNFCIIAHIDHGKSTLADRLLEFTGTVTKREMKEQLLDDLALERQRGITIKARAVSMRYTYQGETYELNLIDTPGHVDFQYEVSRSLACCEGALLLVDAFQGVEAQTVANAYSAMEHDLAIIPVINKIDLTHARPDEVAAEMEQSLGSDPDAIVKVSAKAGLGIEDLVATIIEKIPPPSGSVDAPLQAMVFDSNYDDYRGAITYIRVMNGTVRKGQKIRFLRAGTEHEVVEMGQFQPHRTACDTLRAGQVGYLICNIKSLKDVHIGDTVSVPGKQAAEALTGYSRPKRMVYCGLFPSDGQDFSELRDALGKLSINDPSFEFEPETSDALGFGFRCGFLGLLHMEIVQQRLEQESDVDLVQTAPNVTYEIITKRGETLTIHKPQDVPDPGDIEEFRQPIVRCNIVVPTDYIGAVIKLCQERRGIQYGQEYLGPTRAMLIYDIPLAEVIYDLHDKIKSCTRGYGTLDYEMQGYEAADLVRMDILVNGNRVDALSVVCHRADADRRGRAVVKKLKSEIDRHMFEVAVQAAIGSRVIARETVSAMRKNVTAKCYGGDITRKRKLLQKQKEGKKRMKAVGSVEISQKAFMSVLSTGEG; encoded by the coding sequence ATGCAGGTTCGTAACTTTTGTATCATCGCGCATATTGACCACGGCAAAAGCACGCTGGCCGATCGCTTGTTGGAATTCACCGGCACGGTGACCAAACGGGAGATGAAGGAACAGCTGCTGGACGACTTGGCCCTGGAACGCCAGCGCGGGATCACGATCAAGGCCCGCGCCGTTTCGATGCGGTATACCTACCAGGGGGAAACCTACGAGTTAAATCTGATCGACACCCCCGGACACGTCGACTTTCAATACGAAGTCTCCCGCTCGCTGGCCTGTTGCGAAGGGGCTCTGTTACTGGTCGACGCCTTCCAAGGCGTGGAAGCCCAAACCGTGGCCAATGCCTACTCGGCGATGGAACACGATCTGGCGATCATTCCGGTGATCAACAAAATTGATCTGACCCACGCCCGGCCCGACGAAGTGGCCGCGGAAATGGAACAGTCGCTGGGCAGCGATCCCGACGCGATTGTTAAAGTCAGCGCCAAAGCCGGGTTGGGAATCGAAGACCTAGTGGCCACCATCATCGAAAAAATTCCGCCCCCATCCGGCTCCGTGGATGCTCCGCTGCAAGCCATGGTTTTTGATTCCAACTATGACGACTACCGCGGTGCGATCACGTACATCCGAGTCATGAACGGCACGGTGCGGAAAGGCCAAAAGATTCGTTTCCTGCGAGCCGGCACGGAACACGAAGTGGTCGAAATGGGGCAGTTTCAGCCGCACCGCACGGCCTGCGATACGCTGCGAGCCGGCCAGGTGGGCTACCTGATCTGCAATATTAAGTCGCTCAAAGACGTGCACATCGGCGATACCGTCAGCGTACCCGGCAAGCAGGCCGCCGAGGCCCTGACCGGATACTCCCGCCCCAAACGGATGGTCTACTGCGGACTGTTCCCCAGCGACGGACAGGACTTTTCGGAACTTCGCGACGCCCTGGGCAAGCTGTCCATCAACGACCCCAGTTTCGAATTCGAACCGGAAACCAGCGACGCCCTGGGGTTTGGTTTCCGCTGTGGTTTCCTAGGCCTGCTACACATGGAAATTGTGCAGCAACGTCTGGAACAAGAATCCGACGTCGACCTGGTGCAAACCGCTCCCAACGTGACTTACGAAATCATCACCAAACGCGGAGAAACGCTGACGATCCACAAGCCGCAGGACGTTCCGGATCCGGGCGATATCGAAGAATTTCGCCAGCCCATCGTGCGCTGCAATATCGTCGTTCCCACCGACTACATCGGCGCCGTGATCAAACTCTGTCAGGAACGTCGCGGTATCCAGTATGGGCAAGAGTATCTGGGTCCAACGCGAGCCATGCTGATTTATGACATCCCCTTGGCCGAAGTCATCTATGACCTGCACGACAAGATCAAAAGCTGCACGCGGGGCTACGGCACGCTGGATTACGAGATGCAGGGTTACGAAGCGGCCGACCTGGTGCGAATGGACATTCTGGTAAATGGCAACCGCGTCGATGCCTTAAGCGTCGTCTGTCACCGCGCCGATGCTGACCGCCGCGGCCGCGCGGTGGTCAAGAAGCTGAAGAGCGAAATTGATCGGCACATGTTCGAAGTCGCCGTACAGGCGGCCATCGGCAGCCGCGTGATCGCCCGCGAAACCGTCTCGGCGATGCGGAAAAACGTGACCGCCAAATGTTACGGTGGCGACATCACGCGAAAACGCAAATTGCTGCAGAAACAGAAAGAGGGCAAGAAGCGGATGAAAGCCGTCGGCAGCGTGGAAATCAGCCAAAAAGCCTTCATGTCCGTCCTAAGCACCGGCGAAGGCTAA
- a CDS encoding ROK family protein, whose product MSEHLPLIDIKDAQEPLFWGVDIGGTNIKMGLVDDTGETLAFERIATEESQGPQSAVDRMAQTIRKIEQKLQLSPAQIPRVGLGSPGSMDLPKGMLVEPPNLPSWWQFPIRDALRTAVDRPVSFINDANAAAYGEYWLGTGQQNDSMILLTLGTGVGGGIIVNGELVNGVNSFGSECGHILVNTAADAQLCVWGGGRGQLEAYASASAVVQRTRQRLTEGAESQLSGLLGGGNSELTAKKVYQAAEAGDALALEIIDETARWLGIGITTLVHTLDPGLVVLGGAMNFGGSASAVGRRFLEAVREEFRSRTFDNVYAGTRLDFASLGGAAGYLGAAGYARRQYHPHPIPTN is encoded by the coding sequence ATGTCGGAACATTTACCCTTAATCGATATCAAAGACGCCCAGGAGCCCCTCTTTTGGGGTGTCGACATCGGCGGCACCAACATCAAGATGGGCTTGGTGGACGACACCGGCGAAACCTTGGCGTTTGAACGCATCGCCACGGAAGAGTCGCAGGGACCGCAATCGGCGGTCGACCGGATGGCGCAAACGATTCGCAAGATCGAACAAAAACTGCAATTGTCTCCGGCGCAGATTCCCCGCGTCGGCTTGGGTTCGCCCGGCAGCATGGACCTGCCCAAGGGGATGCTGGTCGAACCACCCAACCTGCCCAGCTGGTGGCAGTTTCCCATCCGCGACGCGCTCCGCACCGCGGTCGACCGCCCGGTATCGTTTATTAACGATGCCAATGCGGCGGCTTATGGCGAATACTGGCTGGGCACCGGTCAGCAAAACGATTCGATGATCCTGTTAACCCTCGGCACCGGCGTCGGCGGCGGGATTATCGTCAACGGCGAACTGGTCAACGGCGTCAATAGTTTCGGCAGCGAATGCGGGCATATCCTCGTGAACACGGCGGCCGACGCCCAGCTGTGCGTGTGGGGGGGCGGCCGTGGCCAATTGGAAGCTTACGCATCGGCCAGCGCCGTGGTACAACGGACTCGCCAGCGTTTGACCGAAGGAGCGGAGAGTCAGTTAAGCGGATTGCTGGGTGGCGGAAACAGTGAACTGACGGCCAAGAAGGTTTATCAAGCCGCCGAAGCGGGCGACGCCTTGGCGCTGGAAATCATCGATGAAACCGCTCGCTGGCTGGGCATCGGCATCACCACCTTGGTCCATACGCTCGACCCCGGCCTGGTCGTGCTGGGCGGAGCCATGAATTTTGGCGGGTCGGCTTCCGCCGTCGGCCGACGATTCCTGGAAGCCGTCCGCGAAGAATTTCGCTCGCGGACCTTTGACAATGTATACGCTGGCACGCGTCTCGATTTCGCCTCCCTGGGTGGCGCGGCCGGATACCTGGGCGCCGCCGGTTACGCCCGGCGCCAATACCATCCACACCCCATTCCCACCAACTAA
- a CDS encoding PP2C family protein-serine/threonine phosphatase — protein MKTTTSRPSYLRLHRAQHDSAPGGEVPTDEMAAFWHSFTESTGWRLDRRSRAIGAPKLLPVREVVYDEEGDAAGLPSLTKPAAQHLAASAAKLIVRLRESEQAVRRQEAELVATATPLAPPEGQAEFADRLDEILQQAVEGTSFVAAAFYMLDDDTSSLKMRAQCGLSEQSLAASSRPLRGALADLEAMVSDVVVIEDCAAGDEIYNSPEPLAAGICAVVSDDDVPIGTLWIWNDTPLAIDPSATAVARLTAIALAAEIARERMTRRGGEIREETQTLRAVSHWQQRQQPAATPLAEGWFVDGLTYTSAPLASTWHTWDILPNGTIALAVAQAHSDAADASMIAATARAAFQSHLGYRLSPKQVLQRVSDTLWQTNTGDQLVSLIYANIDPETGEGTLASAGSAQAMILSRYGFRAITKASEPLCSFPDYSPSETIVRLSPGEVLWAASRDMMEANNNTNSTDTWTQQRVSKFVIDRVQDASHEIVPAMCRALVEQAAVADRSAALLYRQ, from the coding sequence GTGAAAACGACCACCTCCCGCCCTAGTTATCTCCGTCTCCACCGCGCTCAACATGACTCAGCCCCCGGCGGCGAAGTCCCCACCGATGAGATGGCGGCCTTTTGGCATTCCTTTACCGAATCGACCGGCTGGCGTCTGGACCGCCGCTCGCGGGCCATCGGAGCCCCTAAACTGCTGCCCGTTCGCGAAGTCGTCTACGACGAAGAAGGCGACGCCGCCGGGCTGCCTTCGCTGACCAAACCGGCTGCTCAGCATCTGGCCGCCAGCGCCGCCAAACTGATCGTGCGGTTGCGTGAATCCGAACAGGCCGTACGGCGTCAGGAAGCCGAACTCGTTGCCACGGCGACACCGCTGGCACCCCCGGAAGGGCAAGCCGAATTTGCCGATCGGTTAGACGAAATTCTGCAACAGGCCGTGGAAGGCACGTCCTTTGTCGCCGCCGCCTTTTACATGCTCGATGACGATACCTCGTCGCTGAAGATGCGAGCTCAATGCGGCTTATCCGAACAAAGTCTGGCGGCCTCGTCCCGGCCGCTGCGTGGCGCCCTGGCGGATCTGGAAGCCATGGTTTCGGACGTGGTCGTGATTGAAGACTGCGCGGCGGGCGACGAAATTTACAACAGTCCTGAACCGCTGGCCGCCGGTATCTGTGCCGTGGTCTCCGACGACGATGTGCCGATTGGGACGCTGTGGATTTGGAACGACACGCCGCTGGCTATTGACCCCTCGGCCACCGCGGTGGCGCGGTTGACCGCCATCGCCCTAGCAGCCGAAATCGCGCGGGAACGCATGACTCGCCGCGGCGGCGAAATCCGAGAGGAAACGCAAACGCTGCGAGCGGTATCGCACTGGCAACAACGCCAACAACCCGCCGCCACGCCATTGGCCGAAGGCTGGTTCGTCGACGGCCTGACGTACACCTCCGCTCCACTGGCTTCCACTTGGCACACCTGGGATATCCTGCCCAACGGCACCATCGCGTTGGCCGTCGCCCAGGCCCACTCCGACGCCGCCGACGCCAGCATGATCGCCGCCACCGCGCGGGCCGCCTTCCAGTCCCATCTGGGCTACCGGTTGTCGCCTAAACAAGTCCTGCAGCGGGTTTCCGATACGCTCTGGCAAACCAACACCGGCGACCAATTGGTCTCGCTGATCTACGCCAACATCGACCCCGAAACGGGCGAAGGCACGTTGGCCAGTGCCGGATCGGCTCAAGCCATGATCTTAAGCCGCTACGGATTTCGAGCCATCACCAAGGCCTCCGAACCGCTGTGCAGCTTCCCCGACTACAGTCCCAGCGAAACCATCGTGCGGTTGAGTCCAGGTGAGGTTCTGTGGGCGGCTTCGCGCGATATGATGGAGGCCAACAACAACACCAACTCCACCGATACTTGGACGCAGCAGCGGGTTTCGAAATTCGTGATCGACCGGGTCCAGGACGCGTCTCACGAAATCGTTCCCGCGATGTGCCGGGCTTTGGTGGAACAAGCCGCTGTGGCCGATCGTTCGGCGGCCCTCTTATACCGCCAATAG
- a CDS encoding Gfo/Idh/MocA family protein → MADTTCRWGFLSTAGIARKNWKAIRLSGNGTVSAVASRSQNAADRFIDECMQEVPMSSGRPAAVEGYEALLQRDDVDAVYIPLPTSMRLEWVLKAAAAGKHVLCEKPIAGTLSDAQQMVDACRSHGVQFMDGVMFSHSRRLDAMKPDLAKFCGNLRRITTQFTFNGGEEFNRENIRTDSRLEPHGCLGDLGWYTIRMILWAMDFQLPESVTARTLRQLQGSASPAGVPGEFSAELFFAGGVTASFYNSFVTEHSQLVTLSGDAGYISLDDFVLPSYSSERVWTGHQNYLEIDNCRWNMQARPTRRSVNEYPGGEPNAQEVNMVRTFGDIVGSGQLDPFWPEIAIKNQTVLNACRESADNDGARVTL, encoded by the coding sequence ATGGCCGATACGACCTGTCGCTGGGGTTTTTTGAGTACCGCTGGAATTGCCCGCAAAAACTGGAAGGCAATCCGTCTGTCCGGCAACGGAACCGTATCCGCAGTCGCCAGCCGCTCGCAAAACGCCGCTGACCGGTTTATCGACGAATGCATGCAGGAAGTTCCCATGTCGTCCGGCCGCCCGGCCGCCGTGGAAGGCTACGAGGCGCTATTGCAACGCGACGATGTGGATGCGGTCTACATTCCGCTGCCCACGTCGATGCGGCTGGAATGGGTGCTGAAAGCTGCCGCGGCCGGCAAACACGTGTTGTGTGAAAAACCCATCGCCGGCACGCTGTCCGACGCCCAGCAAATGGTCGATGCCTGCCGCAGCCACGGCGTGCAGTTCATGGACGGCGTGATGTTCAGCCACAGCCGGCGACTGGACGCGATGAAGCCGGACCTCGCCAAGTTCTGTGGAAACCTGCGGCGAATCACCACGCAATTCACGTTCAACGGTGGCGAAGAATTCAACCGCGAAAACATCCGTACCGACAGCCGGCTCGAACCGCACGGTTGCTTGGGGGACCTGGGCTGGTACACGATCCGGATGATCCTCTGGGCCATGGATTTCCAGCTGCCCGAATCCGTCACCGCTCGCACGCTACGGCAGCTGCAGGGCAGCGCCAGCCCGGCAGGCGTGCCCGGTGAGTTTTCCGCCGAATTGTTTTTTGCTGGAGGCGTCACCGCCAGCTTCTATAACTCTTTCGTGACCGAACACAGCCAACTGGTGACCTTGTCCGGCGACGCGGGGTATATCAGCTTGGATGATTTTGTGTTGCCCTCATACAGCTCCGAACGGGTTTGGACCGGTCACCAGAACTACTTAGAAATCGACAACTGCCGCTGGAACATGCAAGCTCGCCCGACCCGTCGCTCGGTCAACGAGTATCCCGGCGGGGAACCCAATGCACAGGAAGTCAACATGGTTCGGACCTTTGGGGACATCGTCGGCAGCGGCCAATTGGATCCCTTCTGGCCCGAGATCGCGATCAAAAACCAGACGGTATTAAACGCCTGTCGCGAAAGCGCAGACAACGACGGAGCAAGAGTGACATTGTAG
- a CDS encoding FdhF/YdeP family oxidoreductase, protein MKVGSGGGFRAIWYTWKKGREAGGVWKLYKAMRTRNACKTCALGMGGQQGGMVNEQGSFPEVCKKSLQAMVADMQPGILPTFWQQNSIEKLKTLTPRELEHCGRLVQPIVYERGQTHYQPITWEDAFTRIANKLKAVQADETFWYFSGRSSNEAGFLLQLMARLYGTNNVNNCSYYCHQASGVGLQSSVGSGTATIVLEDVEHADLVFLIGGNPASNHPRLMTSLMGVRRRGGKVIVINPVVETGLVKFRVPSDPWSLLKGTKVASQYVQPHIGGDLALLWGIAKAVLEMGADDAEFLRQHCAGSEDWRSAVETLSWDEIETKSGVERATIEEIAETYASAKKVVFSWTMGITHHANGVQNVQAIANLAMARGMVGRPGCGLMPIRGHSNVQGIGSVGVTPKLKDTIFESLQSKFNVDLPTTKGLDTLACMDAAVAGDVKVGFCLGGNLYGSNPDSQYADQALSSLDMNVMMSTTLNTGHAHGLANETIVLPVLARDEEPQPTTQESMFNFVRLSDGGPTRLPGPRSEVEVIATLGERVVGEGRGVDWQAMQNTSTIRDWIGAVVPGYQKIADVDKTKKEFQLDGRTFHEPKFGTADGRAVMHVHGLPDLQGTQSDQLRMMTVRSEGQFNTVVYEEEDLYRNQERRDLILMHPDDLQRLGLQHDQRVTVRSDTGRMENILARGYESIRPGNALMYYPESNVLVARQVDPDSKTPAFKNVIITIEA, encoded by the coding sequence GTGAAAGTTGGCAGTGGCGGCGGATTTCGAGCGATCTGGTACACCTGGAAAAAAGGTCGAGAAGCGGGCGGGGTATGGAAACTGTATAAGGCCATGCGGACCCGCAACGCCTGCAAAACCTGTGCGCTGGGCATGGGCGGACAGCAGGGCGGAATGGTCAACGAACAGGGTTCATTCCCTGAAGTCTGCAAGAAGAGTCTGCAGGCCATGGTCGCCGACATGCAGCCCGGCATCCTGCCCACGTTCTGGCAGCAGAACTCGATCGAAAAACTAAAAACGCTGACGCCCCGTGAGCTGGAACACTGCGGACGTCTGGTCCAGCCGATTGTCTACGAACGCGGTCAAACGCATTACCAACCGATCACCTGGGAAGACGCTTTCACACGCATCGCCAACAAGTTGAAGGCGGTCCAGGCGGATGAAACGTTCTGGTACTTCAGCGGCCGCAGCAGCAACGAAGCCGGATTCCTCTTGCAGTTGATGGCTCGACTGTACGGCACCAACAATGTCAACAATTGCAGCTACTACTGCCACCAAGCCAGTGGCGTGGGGCTGCAGTCTTCGGTGGGCAGCGGCACCGCGACGATCGTGTTGGAAGACGTCGAACACGCGGACTTGGTGTTTTTGATCGGCGGCAATCCGGCCAGCAACCATCCTCGCTTGATGACCAGTTTGATGGGCGTGCGGCGACGTGGCGGCAAAGTCATTGTGATCAACCCGGTCGTCGAAACGGGATTGGTAAAGTTCCGTGTGCCCAGTGATCCCTGGTCGCTGCTAAAAGGCACCAAGGTGGCCAGCCAATACGTGCAGCCGCACATCGGGGGTGATTTGGCGTTGTTGTGGGGCATCGCCAAAGCTGTTTTGGAAATGGGAGCCGACGACGCGGAGTTCTTGCGGCAGCACTGCGCGGGCAGCGAGGACTGGCGGTCGGCCGTGGAAACACTGTCGTGGGACGAAATCGAAACCAAGTCCGGAGTCGAACGAGCCACGATCGAAGAAATCGCAGAGACCTATGCGTCGGCCAAGAAGGTGGTGTTTTCCTGGACGATGGGCATCACCCATCACGCCAACGGTGTGCAAAACGTGCAGGCCATCGCCAACTTGGCCATGGCTCGCGGGATGGTCGGACGCCCGGGGTGTGGACTGATGCCGATTCGCGGCCACAGCAACGTGCAGGGCATCGGGTCGGTGGGCGTAACGCCCAAGCTGAAAGACACCATCTTCGAATCGCTGCAATCCAAATTCAACGTCGATCTGCCCACCACCAAGGGGCTCGACACACTGGCCTGCATGGACGCCGCGGTGGCAGGAGACGTCAAAGTCGGATTCTGTTTGGGAGGCAATTTGTATGGTTCCAATCCGGATTCGCAGTACGCCGATCAAGCGCTGTCGTCGCTGGATATGAACGTGATGATGAGCACCACGCTGAACACAGGCCACGCGCATGGCTTAGCGAATGAGACGATCGTCCTGCCCGTGTTGGCTCGTGACGAAGAGCCGCAGCCGACGACGCAAGAATCGATGTTCAACTTTGTTCGCTTGAGTGACGGCGGGCCGACGCGGTTGCCGGGGCCGCGCAGTGAAGTCGAAGTCATCGCCACGCTGGGGGAGCGGGTGGTCGGTGAAGGACGCGGCGTGGATTGGCAAGCCATGCAGAACACCTCGACGATTCGCGACTGGATCGGCGCGGTGGTGCCCGGCTATCAAAAAATCGCGGACGTCGACAAAACTAAAAAAGAATTTCAGCTCGACGGTCGGACGTTCCATGAACCCAAGTTCGGGACCGCCGATGGACGCGCTGTAATGCACGTGCACGGCTTGCCGGATCTGCAAGGAACCCAATCCGATCAGCTCCGCATGATGACCGTCCGCAGTGAAGGCCAATTCAATACGGTGGTTTATGAAGAAGAGGATCTGTATCGCAATCAAGAGCGACGCGATTTGATCCTGATGCACCCCGACGATTTGCAGCGTTTGGGTTTGCAGCACGATCAACGGGTGACGGTCCGCAGCGACACCGGCCGGATGGAAAACATTTTGGCTCGAGGTTACGAATCGATCCGACCGGGCAACGCGTTGATGTATTATCCCGAGTCAAACGTCTTGGTGGCGCGGCAAGTTGATCCCGACAGCAAGACCCCAGCCTTCAAGAACGTCATCATCACCATCGAAGCCTAA